gcaatcccctattttcattataacggaaacaattaTGATATTTCTCATTGCAAGCACCAAAGTCATAATAAAAAGGGTTATGCACTACTAAAATAAgctgcaaatgaggttagtatagaCAATACACAAGTTCTTTTGTAAAAATGGCATATATGGTTatgcactactaaaacaagctgcAAATGAGGTTATATATATACAGGCTGGTTCCAATACTTCCATGAACACTGGTACTAATGttggaatttcattttgtttccattataatgaaaatagggggTTGCTAATatcacttttaaatagttgagggggcaaatgggtcgtcccgtaagttcagagggcaaaatgactaaaagttACAAGTTCAGGGGCTGTATATGGTTTAGGCCTTATTATTATGATTTTTgggaaagtaccaatttagactctatatataaaataacaccaatgtaAGCCTAACCtttaaaaaagagtaccaaTTCAGGTTTCGATAACAAAAtgtgacacgtcattcatattactccgtcaaattttgatttctttttctacatacaattgacaaaacttaacaaaataatatgaatgacgtgtcacgttccgttatcaaggtctaaattgatactctttttttaacattaaacctatattgatactattttgtacatgaaggctaaattgatacttccccaataATTATAGACCTGTTTTGGTATCTTATccctattaattattattatgatttttGGGAAAGTACTAATTTAAACTCTAtgtataaaataacaccaatgtaagcctaacatttaaaaaagagtaccaatttaggtcttGATAACAAAAtgtgacacgtcattcatattactccgttaagttttgatttctttttccaCATGCAATTGACAAAACTTGACAAAATTATATGAATGGTGTGTCACATTCCATTATcaatgcctaaattgatactcttttttaaacactaaacctatattggtactattttgtacgtgaagcctaaattgatacttcttcAATAACTATAGACTTGTTTTGGTACCTTATTCCTACagttaggcttaacgtttaaaaatagaataaatttaggtctcgataacaAAATGTGATACgccattcatattactccgttaagttttgttttctttttcctcatacaattgacagaacttaaaaaaataacatgAATGATGTGTCACATTCCATTATcaatgcctaaattgatactcttttttaatcgttaaacctatattagtactattttgtacgtgaaatatgaagcctaaattgatactttctaaAAAACTATAAGCGTGTTTTggggcaaattattagaagcacccgattttccatgtcaaatggaggaccttcCATACATACTTTGACATATGTAATATGAATCCatatatattataagaggtcccactattttaattattatatagaGTCACAATACATATATCCAAATGTGAACTGAGGTCCTTCAAATGATATGGAAGATCAGCTgctgcttaatataagaactcttgttttggtatcttatccctgttaattattattattaataataatataaaataccTGAATTTGTGGAGAATGAGaagaaatgaataaataaaaaaaaaaaaaaaaattcaaagaaaacgAAGAAAACACCAAACCAACAACATTTCATTCAAAGCTCAACCTCTTCCAAACGCAGACATTTCTCCTTtctcctctcttcatctctatttcttcttccaaagtttttcaattaatttatttttttaattgattacAGCCATTTTAGCAGCCATTACGCGCTTTGCGCTTCTCCATTTCTCTCCCTTCTCTGAATTCTGAATTGCTCTTCCAATTTCTACTTCTCTATTTCAACTTTGAAGCACCCGACATAACGTATATCAGCAATCGCCAGATCTGGGGTCtgatttcttttctctttttcagattcTTTTCCTCGCCGTCGGATCTGGGTTTGTTTTACTCCCCTCTCTAATTTTCTCCCTTTTTTGAGATCTAATTTTATTGTGTCTGCTGATTTTTTAAGCAAACCTAGCTCTGGTATTGCCTGAATTGTCGGTTTTAGTTTAGGGCTTCAATTGTGCGGTTTGTTATGGCTTCTCTGGTTTCTGTTAGGAACTAATAATTTTCCTTTATTGTATGGATTTATTGTTTAATTTGATGTGTCTGGAGATGGTGTTCTTGTTAATTCCATTTAATGGATATTGTATCTCTATCTCTATCTCCATTGATATTGTAACGAAATTGTAGTTCAAACAATTCGTTTGGTGCTTGATCTGTTAAAAATGGTCAGCTCTTGTAAAAATTGATCCTAAACCTTTGCATTCATCTTTTAATCGTTTCTAAAGGTAGAATTCCAGAGCTTAACTTTTTTGCTATTAACTTTTGACATGTGATTTACCAGTATTTGTAGTTTATTTCCTTGCCATGGACTATAATTAGTTGATTCCGCATGCTTGTGTGAAAGGTTTAGGATTATTGTTAAGGAATGGGGTTAAGTTATGCCAGGCGTGGCTTAAATCTATAGAGCCTATATTGGTTACAGGGGTTGTCAAAATTGTGACTATATTAGATTATAGTATGGGAACTCGTTAGATTATAGTATGGGAACTCGTTACTTGATATGATTTTTTTCATCTGATTTACTTAAAGCTTATTCTGATTAGCTTTTCTTTTACGCAGTGGGTGAAAGTGGCCTTTGAATTGAACTGTGTGATTGGCTCTGCCTGTGTAGATCACTTTTGGGACAATGAAAAAGGTCTTTGATCAAACTGTTAGGGACATGTAAGTATTACTTATTTTCAATAATTAGCGATGCTGGTGGTAAAGACTCGAATTAATTTCTATGTTCTTGCATTCTAGAACTATATTTTCCTAATAGTTTTCTTTTTGCTATGTTTCTTCAGTAAGAGAGAGGTTAATAAGAAAGTGCTCAAAGTTCCTGGAATAGAACAGAAGGTAATGTTTATGTGTACAAATGAACTCTATAATCTAGTATGTAAAGGTTATTTTTGAGTGGTCTTACTCGTAGAGCCATTATATAAAATTCCTTACTTTCTTCATCTTTCAGGTTCTTGATGCAACTAGTAATGAGCCGTGGGGTCCTCATGGAACTCTACTCGCTGAGGTTGCACAGGCTACTAGAAATTAGTAAGTTAGACCGAATAATTTTCGAATGGATGTTATTATGTGCTTCTGTACTTCGTTACCTTACCAAGGAATTAACTTTTAAAATTCAATGCAGTCATGAATACCAGATGATTATGGCAGTAATTTGGAAACGAATAAATGATACAGGGAAGAACTGGCGGCATGTCTATAAGGTCTGTGTTGTTTCCTATGCACTTGTTTCTATGAAGTGCCATATGCATATTCCTTGTAGCCTTCTGCAAAAAATGCAACTAATGTAATTTCTCTGTGATCCTTATGATGCTGTTGTTAATTCTGATGTGAGATTTTCATTTTCATGATGGGCAATGCATCTTACTGAAGTTCTTATGTATCATATGTAATTGGCATATGCCACTTCTCTTTCCAGCATTGCATCATAACAGATAACTGAATACTTGTGCCTGGCTCCAGGCTTTGACTGTTCTGGAATACCTGGTTGCTCATGGATCAGAGCGTGTCATAGATGATATAAGGGAACATGCATATCAAATATCGGTAATTTTACTTTCATGGAttctattttataataattttgtgCTGGTGTAAATGTATTACAAGTTTCTGATTCACTGTAATAATATTTGTATTTTGGCTTCTCCACGGTTACAGACGCTGTCAGAGTTCCAGTATATCGACTCCAGTGGAAGGGACCAGGGTACCAATGTGAGAAAGAAATCACAGAGTCTTGTGGTCCTGGTGAATGATAAAGAAAGAATAATTGAAGTTAGACAAAAGGCTGCTGCAAATCGAGAGAAGTGAGTTCCATTTCTATTTTTTCAGAGTTTTATCCCTTTCTGGTTGATTGCATAACCGGCAGAGTTTGTTTTTTCTTCATTATATGGCATTTGCATTATGGTTCTTGTTTCATCATAACATAAGGCACACTTTCTACAAGAGTGTATGCAATAGCATATGATGGATTGGATTTTAACTTGTCAATCAGATACTTGAGAATATAATTCATCTGGTTTTGATAGGTTCCGCACCACATCAGCCGGAGCAATGTACAGGCCCGGTTCATATTCAAGTACAGGAGGATATGGTGAAAAATATGATGACGACCGTTACGGAAGCAGGGATGAAGATCGAAATGGATCTGGTTatgggagagaaagagaataCAGTTATAAGGATGATGATCGATATGGTAGATATGGAGACTCAAATAGTCGTGATGGGGATCGCTACAGTAGAGATGGTTACAGGGATGATGATTATCGAGGAAGAAGTCGAAGCAGTGAACGTGGTTATGATGATGATGGTCAAACTTCCGCTCGGTATTATCTACTGTGGCTATTTTCTACGCTGAACTGCTTGTTACACTAATTTGTCTTGATTACTCAAATTGACTATAAAAACACAAATGTTAACTATGCATGGTTATTGTTAAGAATAGCAACTAATTGagacaataaaaaataattcaagCCCTTcacatgtatttatttatttttaaatacctACTGAATTTTGAGAAAGCGAGAACATTGTAAGGAAAACTAATGTAGATTGTGGGAATAGTGGAAAACAAAAATGCTTGTTTATGATGAAAGGAATATTATTTTCAAATGATGCGGGATGGGTAGAAGTCTAAATAGAATGGCCTTAACTCAGCGTGTGGGAAATGATAGACTTTGATTAGGGCATGTGATGATGTGTTTGTAGCATTGCAGAATTGTAGCCATTTTCCCTTAAATTTCTTTTTGTCTCTGGTAAATTTAATGTTTGCTGATTATGTTTTCCACATCATATGCTTATATATAGAACTGAGCTAATTTTTGCTGATTCTTCTGCAGTGGAAGTGGTGCTAAGGCTGATGATCAATCTCAGGATGGAAGGTAACTTGTCTTGAAGCAATTTGCTTTCCATTGTTGTTGTATTAAAAGTATTTAAACTGTCTGTGCAAGTCTGAATTGGTTTTATCCTTGCATTGGTAGGAAGCTCGAGCGAAAATATTCTGAACAAAACATTGCTCCTCCTAGTTATGAGGAAGCTGTAATTGGGTCCCGAAGTCCTGCTGAAAGGTATTAAATCTTGTATTATGGAAATGCAGTTAACTTCTCATGACTACTTATTTGGTTAGTGACTGATTAAGTTATTTATGAAAGGAATGGCGAAGTTACAGCAGCATCTGCTACTGAATCTTCTCCTCCACCTGCTCCCAAGGATGCTTCACCACTTGCTCCCAAAGCTGCCTCTCCATCTGAAGTTCATGTGCCAAGTCAAGCAACCGATACTTTTGGTACATCTGCATCTCCTGTAGTAGGGCAGGCTGTTGATGAATTTGATCCACGTGGTTCTGTTTTAGGTACAGAAAACCCCTCTTTTCACGTGTTTGTGCGAATGACAGTGGTTTAGCATGTTAGAGCATTCTGAATGATTGTGCTTCATTGCTAATCATCATCAAAATCttagcaattttttttaaataaagatGATGgtttagagggcgagccttggcgcaacggtaaaacgttgttgtcgtgtgaccagaggtcacgggttcgagtcttaggagcggcctcttgccaattaaattgacaagggaaggcttgcacccaatacacccttgtggtgggacccctccccggaccctcgctcagcggggacgcgtaatgcgaccgggccgccctttttttttttttttttaaagatgatGGTTTAGAGGGGTGCTAAAATGTGCATTAGTAACACTGTTGTAATTGCATAAAATGGTCTTTCAACTTACTGAATAATTTGTCAACAGATATGTTATTGTGATCACTGTTATTAGACTCGTACGAGTTGCGAGTCGACTCGTACGAGTCGATACGAGTCAAGTGGATTTCGAGTCGACTCTATGGTCTGACTCGAAATCCACATGAATCGGCCATGACTCGGCCGAATCGTTGGTGACTCGGCCGTATCGGCCGAGTCACCCGAGTCATGGCCTtggcttaaaaaaaaaaatcaaatcgtGAATGCAAAGAGTCTAAGTTTTATCTGATTCATGAATGGTGTGAGGAAATACTAAATGGCATTAAATTCACTTCAATTTACAAAAACAATCATTAATAACTAAGAGATAAAAGAAAGTACAGGTTAGGTTTTTTAAATGGCATTAAATTCACTTCAAACCTACGTCtgtctatctatctatctatctctatgtgaatttatttgttattgtttGTTACACTTTTCAAGAGATAAAAAGGTACAGGTTAggtttttaacaattaaaagaaaatcaaaTGACTCTTCAAATAACTAAGACtctttaattaaaagataacTCTTTAAATAATTAGGACTCTTCAACTTTTATGAGAAACGTTATATTCTTTTGATGTTGATGCATTGTTTGGcaattagttttattaggattgaattaaattttatttaagtaTTTAACTTGATCAAGGTTTCtatttggatattaatatttcatttttagactcatggttaatattttattttttttataatattttaaaattgatcCGTATCTTACGATTCGATACGATTCACGAGTCTCGATTCACAAAATGAGATTTCGAGTCACGAGTCGTATctcgatttaacaactatgattGTGATCTGCTTTTGATGGAATGCAATGTTAGCGCTTGAAGTTTGAACTATGTATTGGTAGATTTTTTTTGCCTTTGTCACTACACTTCAGTTTGTCTTGTTTTCCATTTTGAAATTCAATTGCATCTCGTGTCTGAACATAGCGAAGATCAATGCTACTTGATAATAAATGAACAACAAAAGACATTTATACtcgtcattttttttttctgtatcATGCCTCTTACCTTAGCTCTTAGTGAGCAAAGTTTCTTTTCTCTACTTTTTGCTCTGGAGTTCTTAAGCTAAATAGTTCGTATGGGAAGAACTCGTTGGGTTGGTTATTCAGCAGTTAGTGAAACAGGCCTGCACCAACGTTTTCTTTGTATCAATAGTAGTTTTTGAAATGGAGGGAGATTGGAAAGAAAGAATGAGTGGATATTCTTGCACTAAGCGTCTGCCTTAATTGGAAATTCACGttttttaatctttttcatGACGCAGCTGGTCCTACTGCAACACCTGCTCCTGCTATTAGCCCAAACAATGCTGAAATGGATTTACTTGGCTCTTTGTCAGACTCGTTTACTGCAAATCCATTGGCCATCATGCCAGTGGCCTCTGAAGCAGAAGTTAACTTTTCAGGATCCACATTTGCTGCAACGCAACAGGCACCTAACGATATGCATCAGGTAAGCATAGTGTATTACATGGTGTGAATTTCCTATATCAACCCTTATCTGGCATTTGATAACGAGGGATGTACCCAGGAATGTGCTTTTGGAACTTGCTTATGTTACAAAGGCTGAATGGTGTATCAATGCGTTTGTATACATTAATCCGTACAGCCTGTGAAATTGGAAAAAGTATCCAATTGAAATGGTCTTTGTGACAACACATGCAAACAAATTTCAATTCATTGAAAATGCTGTATAAAATTGATAGTAGATTCCAATATCATTTACTTTTATTGGGCGTGCAAATAAGATGAGATTAAGACGCCGTTTGTTTGTTGGAAAGTATTGGGTAAAAGAAAATTgtgttggaaaataaaatattttccggtgtttggctATAACACTGAAAAACGAGAAGTGGTGGGTGGCTATTATTTTTAAAAGGATAAGGAATGAAGTAGGTTCCAAAAGTttaggaaaatgttttactcttTCCAAAAGGGACATTTTCCTCACTTCATAAATTTTCCAATTGACTAAACTAAAATTTTCCATTTACCTATTTTCCTGAGCAaacaaacaccggaaaataaTAGTTTCCGGCAAACAAATGGCGCATAATTGATAATTTCTGCTGAACACTGATGCTTTTGGCTGGCCCATAAAAATTAGGATAACAATCCTGCTTATAGAGCATATTGTTTAGCTGCTGATATAAGAGAAATTTCCGGAATAACTCTTTTTCATTCTATCCCTTGCGTGCATTACTTCATTTGCTGTCATGGCGGCATTAATTTTTTGTTCTAGTGAAGTGTGACCAAGTTTACAAAATTTATGCAGCCTTTTGGTGATCCATTTGGTGACTCTCCTTTCAAGGCTATCCCTACTTCAGGTGATACTATGTCACCTCAGCAGCAGACTTCTGCCTCTATGACTACTTTCCAGCCGAATCAAAATACTGAAATGCCCACAACAGCACAAGAGACTGTGAATCACTTTCCATTTGGGGACGCATTCTCTACTGGAAATTATTCAGAAACAACTTTTCCACCAACCTCACCAAATTCACAGTTCATGCCTCAGGAGCTATCTACTTCAAATGAAGATACTGATATTCTTGCGGATATTCTCCCACCATCTGGTCCTTCACCCCTTGGAGGTATTTCAGCTATGGCTGGTCAACCTGTAGATCCAGCTGCAAATGCTTTTGGGAACTACAATTCACAGGCAGGAACTATGCCTCCTGGA
The window above is part of the Euphorbia lathyris chromosome 3, ddEupLath1.1, whole genome shotgun sequence genome. Proteins encoded here:
- the LOC136223953 gene encoding clathrin interactor EPSIN 3-like is translated as MKKVFDQTVRDIKREVNKKVLKVPGIEQKVLDATSNEPWGPHGTLLAEVAQATRNYHEYQMIMAVIWKRINDTGKNWRHVYKALTVLEYLVAHGSERVIDDIREHAYQISTLSEFQYIDSSGRDQGTNVRKKSQSLVVLVNDKERIIEVRQKAAANREKFRTTSAGAMYRPGSYSSTGGYGEKYDDDRYGSRDEDRNGSGYGREREYSYKDDDRYGRYGDSNSRDGDRYSRDGYRDDDYRGRSRSSERGYDDDGQTSARGSGAKADDQSQDGRKLERKYSEQNIAPPSYEEAVIGSRSPAERNGEVTAASATESSPPPAPKDASPLAPKAASPSEVHVPSQATDTFGTSASPVVGQAVDEFDPRGSVLAGPTATPAPAISPNNAEMDLLGSLSDSFTANPLAIMPVASEAEVNFSGSTFAATQQAPNDMHQPFGDPFGDSPFKAIPTSGDTMSPQQQTSASMTTFQPNQNTEMPTTAQETVNHFPFGDAFSTGNYSETTFPPTSPNSQFMPQELSTSNEDTDILADILPPSGPSPLGGISAMAGQPVDPAANAFGNYNSQAGTMPPGGPNMIPQAAQFPGGNFLPHGSMVPVSSNMQNLGGPGAQFNNGNMLPQQGSAAPGTPPAGHHIAPGPVPEFNGVNYLQRQGSGGNYLQSQGSGGNYLQSQGSGGNYLQSQGSGQLVSREPTPQFNNAQFTSQHGSNGPAVPQAAQYTAGPSPQFNTGNFLPQQGSSPVFSSTAPQTASATPQFNSGNYMSQHGPAHHSTDGLGNYYSQGTNIPTSSQPSLTSSTGALALVSQPSKDKFETKSTVWADTLSRGLVNLNISGPKTNPLADIGVDFDAINRREKRMEKQPTVAPVSTITMGKAMGSGSGVGRAGAGVIRPSNPMMNSGMGMSAGMNMGGGPGSGMGMGGGPGSGMGMGGGPGSGMGMGGGPGSGMGMGGGPRSGMGMGGGPGSGFGMGGVAGSGMGMGGGPGSGMGMGGGPGTGMGMGGYGGMNQPGGMGMGGMGMGMNMGMGMGMNRPMMGMGMVQGGNMQPPGSAMSGGGYNPMMGGGYAQQPYSGGYR